The genome window GAGTGACAGACATTTTCTCCCTGGTGTTGAAGACGTTAAGACATATAGAGTAGGCAGAGACTTATACTGTAATTTAAGCTCCTGGGAAATGAGCTCCTTAGGCCCCAAACAATTACTAATCCTTagggcaaaatatataaaaatcaaactgaGACTCTAGGTCATGTAACATATCTAATAATTAATCTTTAAGACAtatcagaaaatttattttttgaattatcCCAATTTGCGAAACGACTGTTTAAAACTAAACATGTTCCTTCCCAGCCTTCATGGTGCTATGCGATATTAAATCTAAGTGTCATACGTGTGGGAGACAGCTTTTAGACCATAATGAAATAGCATgagtatttcttcctttctaataacATGATAGAATCCCTTAGATTCTTCCTATAGGGCATAGTGACAAATATCATATTAGAATTCCTTTAAATACTGTAAAATTAATGATGCTACTCGTCATATAACTATAGAATAGATCACATTTATTCAGCTCTTGCTAGGTGTTGAAAACTATTCTAAATATTATGTAAGTGTTAATTCCTTTTAGCTTCCTATTAACAAGCCAGGACAGAGTTCTGGGTTTCATGCTTATCTTACAAAGGAGAGGATGGAGACACAGACAGTGGCCACTTGAATCAACTCAAAATAAGCAGCCAATAAAAGCAACTACAGCCGTCTGGTTTTTCCACTCATAGGAATGTATGAAAACAAGAGCAAAACCAGAGAGATTTCTGAGGTTGCATTTTTCTTCAGTGCATGTCCAATGCTGGAAGCCATTGAATGGGATTACATCAATTATCTCTaagatcaggcagagaggcaggcagagaggggggggggggggaagcaggctccttgctgagcagagaggcccaatgcagggttctattccaggaccctgaggtcatgacctgagccgaaggcagaggcttaaccccctgagccacccaggcaccctcatttttcatattttaattcctCATTCAGGGCACCTGCAACACATGGCATGCATCTCTCCTTTCCATCTTACACAATTTCTGTTTCAGGTTATAACTTCTACCAATGTCTAGCTAAATATTTGCCTAACTTGGTTTTCTATGTTCCATTAGtaagtattctttatatattatgggcACACATCCCTTCTCAGCTATAGAACTTGCACTTTTTGCTCCCAAATTTAAGTCTATGGTCTGTTTTGAGCTAATGTCTGTGCATGCTGTGAGGTAAgttgaaatttatcttttttgcaTATGACTAACCAGTTGCTCAttgccatttattgaaaagactgtccatCTCCAGGAGACTGCCTCAGTAGGTTCTCAGAATCAGTCAAccataaatgtgtttatttttggaccctcaattctattaTGCTTTAGGATATGCTCACCATATGCCAGTACcaagtataatattttttaaatttcagtttctcagtagtcttttgttattcatttctAAGCACTGAAATATTTTGACATGTTCAAGAACTTATTTTCTTAGTGTTACATTGGTATTTTATTGTTTACTGTGAAGAAAtaagattattttgaaatactgatGCTATATGTTGTGATCATGGTGAATTTGATTATACTCATAGTTCTaaaatgtgcacacacatgtgtatttgtgtgtggattgcttagaattttcttcttaaaaatcatgtatagtcataagtgactcttaatctcacaaaacaaactgagggtggctggggggagggggtttgggagaagaggggtgggattatggacattggggagggtatgtgctttggtgagtgctgtgaagtgtgtaaacctggtgattcacagacctgtacccctggggataaaaatatatgtttataaaaaataaaaaattaaaaaaaatcatgtgtagtctgaataaaacaagttttatttcaaatctgGATGACTGACTAGTGGACcaattaatttattaatctatttatcCATCTTTCTATGTATACTTATCAGTCTATTGATATTTCAATCTGTGATTACTGACAGTAGACATTCTGCATTGTTTTCTCACAATAGGGAGTTCAGTCATTCCTTACCCATTAATTGGGATGATAGCAACAGCTTTGGTAGATTGAAGTAATATCCTCTCCTTCtacttaatttgtaatttttacctTGATTGGTTGCTGGATGGTGTCAAATAATTTCCCGGTATCTATATGGTGGACATGTGATTTGTGTTGCCTATTACTCTACATTAGTGATGTATTACATTGTTTTTCATATgctaaaccaaccttgcatttctgcaataaatctcacttgatcatggttcATAATCCTgttaataaaacatgtttttttgcatttattttatttcattattgggTATAGTATTCTGTTGAGAATTCTTGTGTTTATATCCATGAGAGATATTGGtttatgctttctcttttcttatagattttatttattcaattgagagagaaacagagcaagagCAGGGTAGAGGGTCAGagcaagagggaaaagcaggctccctactgagcagggaaccagatgcagggctcaatcacaagACCCTAGGATTAGACCTGAACCAGTCATTTGCTTAATCAACtaatccacccaggcacccctgtgttttctttcttatgttgtctttgttttgctttgttatcAGGGGAATACTGGCATAATCCAATGAACTCAAAAGAGCATCATGTCCTCTATCTTCTATATGAGTTAATTAACAATTGGTACTATTGCTTATATACTTATTTAGTAAAAACATCTGGTGAAACAATCTATGTCTGGATATtgatgggagaggcagggaatATCTTCattataaattgaatttattgTCTAcatatctattcagattttccatttgtttgtcagttttggtaaatttatgtttttcagaTTTGTGTCATCTAAGTTGACTAAATTGTTGGTAAATAGCATACAATTGTTTATACTATTcattatacttattttaatttactcAGGATTACTCTCCTCAATGactattaattttgtttcttgtttcctttcttcttattaaTTCTagctaatttttttcaattatattacTCTTTTCACAGTATAAACTCACTGATCTCTGATCCTCATCTTCTTACTTTATTGGTTTGTGCTCTAGTCTATTATAAacttcctttgttcattcttttgtttgttttactttcttaatgTGGAAGATATGTTTCTAGTTTcaaaagtttttctcttttctaatataattatTTGAAGACCTAAATTTCCTTGTAAACTCGAAAAAGCATCTATTCAAATTTCATAggttgttcttcattttcttcattgactTAATCAAGAGCAACATAACATCTCTGCTACTTTTCTACAAGTGTTCCAGGTGAGCTCAAATCAAGGAAGTGACACTAGGTAAAGGAAGGCAGTTTCACGTATGTGagtatatatgattatataaaatagTGTGGGATATATATCCCAATTTGTGAAATCAAGTTGACTTTTAATTCATTACTATATGTTTAAAATCATAGCACTATTCCAAATTGTTTCATGAAAGAATATAAGATTATGGTAAAGTTTTTACAttaccctcaaaaaaaaaaaacagctaatatttttctctcaataGTTTTCTGAACtaatttgagatttatccataAATGGAGTACAGAACAAAGAATATATAAGTCATTCAAGCAAAATTAATGATAGAAGAAAGATAAACATGATGtcataaaatttttgaaaagtaagaaCCCATATCTATTtagacattttataataaatattgctagtactaaaaaaaaaaaaaaattgttcctaaTAGGCACAATAATCTAGgctttttttacttctttgtttagattataattaaaaattacagttaatttaaaaccactttaaaggggtacctgggtgcctggggtggctaaGCTAtgaactcttaatttcagctcaggtcatgatctcagatttctgggatggaatcccacaacTGGCTCTGCAGTCAGTGCCAAGTCTgatgagattctctttctctctctcgcttctTGACACcaatcacccatttaacccatcctgCACCCAACCCCTcagcagcaaccctcagtttcttctctatagttaagagtctgttttctggtttgcatctcctttttcccccctatgttcatctgctttgtttcttaaatccacatatgagtgaaatcatatgctatttttctttctccaactgacttattttgcttagcttaactctctctagctccatccacatctttgcaaatggctaaatttcatcctttttggtggctgggtaatattccattgtgtatatataccacatcttctttatccattcatcaatcaatggaaaTTTGGGCTCCTCCCATAATTTGGCTTAAAGATGAAACATTTATGTGTTCTACAAGTAGGTTTAGAATTCAACTTTAAGTGAGCATTTTATTCCAATGGAGAGTTAGAGTGGAGACTCaaagtataaaacaaacaaacaaaaaataaaacacaataaaatgagaGATCTAGGTCAGAGATGCCTGTGTTTGTAGTAATGTTTATTCACTATGTTAActatatgtgtgtttgtggagTTTTTACATAtaactacacttttttttttttaagattttatttatttatttgacagagagaaatcacaagtaggcagagaggcaggcagagagagagagggaagcaggctccctgctgagcagagagcctgatgcggaactcaattccaggatcctgagatcatgacctgagccgaaggcagcagcttaacccactgagccacccaggcgcccccatataaCTAcacttttatatatgtgtgtatgtgtgcatatatatgctatatacacacatatataagatatacagtagatatgaaatataaatacaatataagagagggaagaggagaaaaggacagaaagagagagagagattgggagccAGGGGTCGTTCTAAGCTCTTTACCCATGACATGTAATTTAATTTTCCTAACATTCATGGGAGTTAATTAAtactatctccattttttttcagcCGATTTCATATCTGAAGTTCCAAAATCAATGGACCCTataacagcaacagcaacaacaagaataaagaaaacaagaaataagcaataaatattaaaaaagacagaaaggtaaAAAACATCACATACTTTTGTGGAAATCTCATTCTATATATAAACTGTTGGACAAAGATGTGTTCTtcattataaaataggaaaaatccaATTTTGGAAAGAATCAAAATTTCCTAACAGATACTGAGAAAAGTGTGATTTTCAAGTGCTCTTCATAAAATACATGAAGGTTATAAGCAAACTATATGTATCTTAAGGATCCATTACTAATATTCATTTAAGACATTTGAGATCTAGGAAAGCAAAGAAGTAAGCTTCAAGTTTGAAATGGGCTCAGTCCTACACTTGAGGCCAACTGAAGAGGcacaaaggcaaaggaatcaaAAAGAATCACTCAGAAACACCTACCTCCTGGCTCTTCCCTCCACTCGAGCACTACACCCCACACATTCACCCCTGCACCAGCCTCCACTTTGGGACCCTGAGTCTtactaagaaaatatttctaggaaaatattttgGAGCTCACCACTTTCCTGACAGCTTCTTTTACATCCTTGTTCCTCAAGCTGTAGATGAGGGGGTTCAGCATGGGAATCACTATGGTGTAGAACACCGTGGCCACCTTGTCAGTATCCATGCTGTTGCCAGAACTGGGCCggcaataaatgaaaagaatagttCCATGGAAGACAAGGATGGCTGTGAAGTGGGAGGCACAGGTGGAAAAGGCTTTGTGCCTTCCCTCTGCAGAGCGCATCCTCAGGATGGTGATGAGAATAAGTGAGTAGGAAGTGAGGATGATCACGATGGTGGTGATCTCATTGAAGGTGGCCAGGATGTACAGCAGCAGTTCATTGACAGAGACATCAGAGCAAGCAAGTGATAAGAGAGGGGGTAGATCACAAAAGAAGTGGTTAATCACATTTGATCTATAGGAGGAGATCTCAAGAACTAAACACAAGTGGATCAGAGAACACACCATTCCAGAGAGGTAGCAGAAAGACACCAGCTCCATACAGAGATCCTGGGACATGGTGACCATGTACAGCAGTGGATTGCAGATGGCCACaaagcggtcataggccatcacagcCAGCAGGAAGATCTCAGTGATTGCACAGgtacaaaataaatagaattgcaCCATGCATCCCAGGAAGGAGATGGTTTTGTCCCTGTGTAAGATATTGGACAGCATCTTTGGCACAATGTTCGTGGAGTAGCAAAAATCCACAAAGGACAAGTGGctgaggaaaaagtacatgggagTGTGAAGTTGAGAGCTGACCTGAATCATTGCAATCATGCCTAGATTTCCCCAAACTGTGACTCCATAGATGAGAAGGAACAGCAGAAAGAGGAAGACGTTCAGCTCAGGGGCATCTGTTAATCCAAGAAGGATGAACTCAGTCATAGAGGTGCAGTTCTCCTCCTGAATTTCTGCCATGTGTCAGGTTCaggaaaacaaatgttaaatttgtgtttcttctaaAAAGGGAGTAAAAACAGATTAATaataactttagaaaaatatagCATTGATATCAAATATTGTATGTATAAGATATAACAAAAACACAGTTGTCAAATAATTCAAAATGCTAAATGTCTCATGGGATCCCATTGATCAAAATTGTCTTTGGCATTAGGAGAAACCTTAAACAAATTAAACCTTGTCTATCACAATACATTGAGATGCTTAATTAAGTTCAGTTATTTAATGGAATTTAAGATAGATTTAAGGATACATTTCAAACCCATAGAGAAATTGTCTCTGTTCTGCAGAAACTTAATAAGTGCTGTCCAGGAGAGTAAAACCTACTGTGattccaaaaaatttaaaaaataaataaaaaataaatctttttttaaaaaattgagtttaTCAGGAacataaatctgaaataaaattttctaatattccaTCTTCGAGAACTGTATCAATTTTTGAGGTTTGTGGCTcgcaaaaatccttaaaattttgaaatattaaataagagaTTTAAGATATACTTTGAACATGCGAATTTTACTTATCAATTTAactgtttcatttattataatcATGATGATCTATATTAATAAAGATTCAGAAAGATAGAACTCTTGAATACATTGTTTCTGGAAAGTAAGGTGGCATCGTATATCCAAAGTCTTAACCCCGACAACAATAAAAgctatattgtattttttatgagAGATTATATTCTTAATAAGGTGTTGTAAGAAATATTTAGTTACATTGATAAAATTGTGAAAAGCTATGTTCAAAACTATGTTGCAGTACTGTTTATAATATTACAATGAAAAAGTTGACTcagaaatagtaatttttaaaatgtggtccaTCATATCTGGGACATAAAATTATGAagctatttaaaattacattttgaaggtggttaattaaaaaaaaggacactgAATAGTACACTTGGTGTATATATGTAGGTATAAATAAAGAGGTACATTTAGATGTATGAATGCATATCATTAGAGATCTATCTCTAACTTTAAGATGAATCCTTTACCCTCCTCAAAAAAGAGGTGCCTGAAAACTCTCCCAAATTCTCTAAGTAGTTTGTTGGGAGAAATGGTTACATTGATTATCATCTAAGAGGGATTGAGACTCCTTGAGACCATTCCTCAAATAAAAGGCAAATAGAGGTTGAAGCATTCTATTCTGGGCCCTCCCTTCTAGACAGCAGAGGGAGTATACTCTTGACCTCTATGCATATGTGTAATGAAATTTAAGTGAAGAGGTTCGGAACTAGAACATAACTTGCTATCTTCACCATATCTTGAACAAACTTTAAATAGAGGAAAGAAATCAATTTCTTGAAGTTATGattgtttgttttcattacctggcaaaaaacaacaacaaaacagaacaaaatacctGGGTTATTTGCCTGCTTCTTCCTAATATTGTAGGCTGATAATCAGAAACTATTTCATGACAACTccaaaacaaatccaaaataattcatttcattcTCTGAGCACAGAGTTCACAAGTCCTGACTGTCCATGACCATCTGGCAGGCACATTAATGCAACCCTCAGCCTTGGTAGGACAATGAAGGAGCTCTTCCATGATCATAAATTCTTgatttcatgaaagaaactggTCTGAAAGGAGTTaggaggaaacagaaagagagagagaagagagctaCCATCTgcttattctatattttttcatACATACCCTTGTTTGATGTTAAGGAGAAAATTGTTCTAAATTCACTATTGAGTGTTTCTGAATATTGAaaagcaaaagcattttaaaCAGTAACTGCATACAAATAGAAGCCTTGTTAAAACATTCTCAGATTAGAAGAGAGATGAGTtcaatatatctttaaaataattgttgacagggaacattttctattttcatttctattttcaagtAACTAGATAGAGGCTGGTTCTAGCTAGTGAACTTGAGTGACAGACATTCTCGCTGGTGCTGAAGATATGAAAATGTGTAAGCAGACAGAGACTTATACTGTAATTTAAGCTCCTGGGAAATGGGATCCTTAGGCCCCCAAACAATTACTAATCTCTatggtataaaaaataaaataaaataaagcttaaaaattaaaCCTAGACTACATGTGATATAGCAGAAATAAGATTCATCTCTATGGCATATCATcaggaaattcattttttaaattatcctaaTTTAGGAAATGACTCTTTAAAACCAAACATGCCTCTTTCTGTATTTCATGGTGTTATGTTATCACAAGTGTCATATGTGTGGGATACAGCTCATAAGGCAATTATGAAATAACATGAAGATTCCTTAggaattcttcctttttcataaCATGATAGAATcccctatattcttttttttaaagatttacttatttgacagacagagatcacagagagagaaagagagagagagaggaggaggaagcaggctccctgctgagtagaaaacccaacttggggcttgatctcatgaccttgggatcatgacctgagccaaaggcagaggctttaacccactgaaccacccagatgccccaagaatcCCCTATATTCTTATAGGACACAGTGACTAATGCTATATCAGAATTCTTCTACACACTGTAAAATTAATGATGTTAGTTGTCATaaatatagacaaaaatattGTCTACTATAGAATAGATCACACTTACTGAGCCCTTGGTAGGTGCTGGAAACTGTTCTAAATATTATGCAAGTATTAATTCCTTTTAGCTTCCTAGTAAACTAGCCAGGAAATAGTTTGGGTTTCATGACTATCTTACAAAGGAGAGGATTGAGACACAGATAGTGGCCACTTGGATCACCTCAAAATAAATAGCCAATGAAAGCAATCACAGCCCTCTGGTTTTTCCACTCATAGGAATGTATGAACACAAGAACAAACCAGAGAGatttctaagatttcattttttcagtacATGTCCAATGCTGGAAACCATTGAATAAGACTACATCAATTCTCTTGTCTAAATGTGTTCTTCTTCTGACTTCATAATATCAATCTAGGCCACAGGATTCTATTTGTTTGTGTGTATCGCTGGCTGTACACATACGTTTTTAAAGGTATATGTGGTCAGCAAGTAATCTAAAGCAAATAAATTTGTGCACACTCAACTACCACATAATATGTTCCTAAAATTGCTGTGCCAAAGATAACAGCCAAGGCTGAGGAGACCTTCCCTTTGGTTCTCCATTCCCAAATTACCTTTCacaattaacaaaagaaaagacaaattctcACCAGCTCTCTGTTTTGGAGTTTCCCCATGAGTAAAAATCTGTGggccaaaggaaagaaagagctgtGATTACTGGTGTTGTTCTTAAGGCCATTGTTCATGTTTTAGTTCCTCATTCAGGGCACTTGCAACTAATTCATGGCTTGCATCTCTCCTTCTTTCCATCTTACACAATCTGTTTCAGATTACAACTTCTATCAATAGCTAGTGAAATATTTggcctatttaaaaattttttacttggTCTTCTATGTTCTATTAGTATgtgctctttatatattatgggCACAAATCCTTCCTCAAATTAATAATCTGCATTTTTACTCTCAAATATAAGTCTGTGATCTGTTCGAGTTAATGTCCATGTATGGTGAGAGGTAAGATTGAAATGTATCTTTCTTATGGCCACTGCCGTCTTGGCCTTGAATGGCTGGGCAGCTGCTTATGGTCTGAATGCTGAGGCTCAGCAGTGGGCATGGACTCTTGCTGGGGCTGGCCCTGGCAGCAGAGGCATGGTGGATGGGTTATTGGATTGGTGTCACTggctttcactttttcttttcagaggaGCTGGTCTGCTAACATGGCGGCTCTGGAGACCCTGGCCTCAACCTGGCGTTGTTTTGCTGCATCTATGATGTTTCAGTCTGTGAGTACTGAGAGTAGACATCCTGCATAGATTGAAGTAATTTCCTCTATTTATACCTTACTGGTAAATTTTATCTTGAATAGGTGCTGATTggtgtcaaataatttttctatatcTATAAGGTGGCCATGTGGGTTTTGTTGccttttattgtatgtaaatgatgtattacattgtttttttttaagattttatttatttatttgacagagatgataagtagacagagaggcaggcagagggagagagagagaggaagaagcaggctccctgccaagcagagatcccgaagcggggctagatcccaggaccctgaaatcatgacccgagctgaaggcagaggcttaacccactgtaccacccaggtgcccctacattgcttttcatatattaaatcaaccttgcatttctggggtaaatctcacttgatcatggttcATAATCCTTTTATATGTTTtagtgcattttatttattttactattggatataatattttttgagaattcttGTGTTTGTATGCATGAGAGAtattggtttgtgtttttttctaccTTGTCTTTGGCTTTGGTAAAAGGGGAATACTGGCATAATCACATGAACTACAAAGAGCATCATGTCTTGTATGTTCTCTATGAGTTTATTAACAATTGGTACTAATGCTTATATACTTAATTTAGTAAAAGCAACTGGTGAAGAAGTCTGTGTCTGGATATTggtagggggagggagggaatattTCATTACAAATTGAACTTATTCTTACATATCTACTCAGCTTTCCTATTTCCTTATGGGTTTTGGTAAATTGAGCTTTTTCAAATTTGTCTAATCTAAGTTGACCTAATTGTTGGCATGAAATTATTTATACTGTTCATTATACTCATTTTAATTTACTCAACTTAACTCTCatcaattctctttttttttaaatttattttttatttttagcataacagtattcattatttttgtaccacacccagtgctccatgcaatccgtgccctctataatacccaccacctggtaccagacctcctacccccccccttcaaaaccctcagattgtttttcagagtccatagtctctcatggttcacctccccttccaatttcccccaactcccttctctctaactccccatgtcctccatgctatttgttatgctccacaaataagtgaaaccatatgatacttgtattaattttgtttcttgtttccttttctcttagtaATTGTAGctaaaattttgtcaattatattaATCTTTTCATGGTACAAACTCATTGATCTCTTCTGCTCTTCACCTTCCTGCTTTATTGGTTTGTACTCTGGTctttattatcatattattaactttgttctttttaatttttttttttttttttttttactttctaaatgtgGATGCTATGTTTCAAGTTTcaagagttttccttttttctttttttttttttaatatcttttgtttatttatctgacatacagagatcacaagtaggcagagaggcaggcagagagagaggagaaagcaggctcggagcagagagcccgatacaggtctcgattccaggacctcgggatcacgacctgagccgaaggcagaggttttaacccactgagccacccaggtgccccaagagttttccttttttctaataaatagtTAGTTGAATACCTATATTTACTTGTAAACACTAGGaggaatctattaaaattttatagtttcgttttcattttcatcattcaATCCAGTCTAAGCAATATAATATTTCTGCTACTTTTCTACAAGTGTTCTATGTGAGTTAAAATCAAGTGAGTGACACTGTGTAAAGGAAGGCAGTTTCACGTATGTGAATACACTTAAATATGTAAAGTAGTGTGGGATATAATTATATATCCAAATTTGTGAAATCAAGTTGATTTTAATCCATTACTGtaaatttaaaatcatatcaCCATCCCAAGTTACTTCATGAACCAATATAAGACTACCGTGCACTTTATACATTACCTTCAACAAAAACAGCTagtttttttctctcaataaCTTACTGAACTAATTTGGAATTTATCCAAAGATGAATACAGAACAAAGGATATATACATTTTCAAGCAAAATTaatgacagaagaaagataaatatgatgTCATAAAGTTTTCGAAAAGTAGGGACCTGTACCTATGAGGCTGtcttataataaatattactaGTACTAGAGAAATTTAATCCTTCCTAAAAGTTACAATAATCTAAGTTTGAGAACTTATTTATAtagattataattaaaataacagttaatttcaaatgacatttaagaaaaacaaatgggtctcaatattttttaaatttttgtttatttatttgagacagagagaaagagagcattaATGGGGGAAGGGCCCGAGAGACAGGGAAAAGTAGACACcaccctgctcagggagcctgagacagggctttattccaggaccctgaggtcatgacctgaaccaaaggcagacacttaactgactgagccacacaggggcccctgAATGGCtctcaatatttaaaagaaatctacTTAATTATCTTATGAAGACTACCTAAGGAATTCTGATGAAGGGAATTGAGatatgaattttatcaaatggccatataaattaataatatatttatgttgaTTGATAGGTGATTGAAAGGTAGCATAAAAT of Mustela nigripes isolate SB6536 chromosome 1, MUSNIG.SB6536, whole genome shotgun sequence contains these proteins:
- the LOC132006679 gene encoding olfactory receptor 5L1-like, with amino-acid sequence MAEIQEENCTSMTEFILLGLTDAPELNVFLFLLFLLIYGVTVWGNLGMIAMIQVSSQLHTPMYFFLSHLSFVDFCYSTNIVPKMLSNILHRDKTISFLGCMVQFYLFCTCAITEIFLLAVMAYDRFVAICNPLLYMVTMSQDLCMELVSFCYLSGMVCSLIHLCLVLEISSYRSNVINHFFCDLPPLLSLACSDVSVNELLLYILATFNEITTIVIILTSYSLILITILRMRSAEGRHKAFSTCASHFTAILVFHGTILFIYCRPSSGNSMDTDKVATVFYTIVIPMLNPLIYSLRNKDVKEAVRKVVSSKIFS